One Burkholderia vietnamiensis LMG 10929 genomic window, CCGGTTTTCCAGCACACGCTCCCAGCCGAGCGGCGACAGGTCGAGCGATTCGTACCGCCCGCCCAGAATCAGTTCACTCACGCCACGCCCCGTGGCAGGCCCTTGCTGCAGCCCGTGCCCGCTATATCCGTTCGCGAACACGACGTTGTCGAGCTCGGGGTGATACCCGATGATCGCGTTGTGGTCGAACACGTTGTACTCGTAGTACCCGGACCAGCAATTCTCCACGCGCAGCGCCTCGAACTCCGGCACGCGGTTCGCGAGCGTCGGCCAGATCACCTCGTCGAACAGATCGTGATCGACCTCGTCGAGCGGCAGATCGTCGGGATCGCGATCGGGGCTCGGCGACGTCCCGCAGATATACGTGCGCCCTTCCGGCCGGAAATACACCCCGGTCGGATCGATCAGCAGCGGGCAATCGGCGAGCTTCGCCGGCGACGACACGTTGAAGATGCTGCGGCGCCGCGCATACACCGGAATGTCGATGCCCATCATCGACGACAGCGTGCGCGTCCACGCGCCGGCCGCATTGACGAGCGTGTCGCATGCATGGCGCTCGCCGTCGTTCGTCACCACGTGCGTGATCTTGCGGCCGTCGCGCACGACGCCGGTCACGTCGGCCGCCACATAGCGCGCGCCGAGCGCCTGCGCCTTCTTGCGCAGCGCCTGCACGAGCCCGTAGCCGTCGAACCATCCTTCGCCGCTCGCGCCATAAGCGCCCGACACGAGATCGTCGACGTTCAGCCACGGGAACTTCGCACGCAGCGCGTCGAGGTCCAGCAGATGGATATCGGCGCCGAGCCGCGTCTGCAGCGCGTGGTTTTCGCGCAGCGTCGCATCGCCGGCCGGCGTCGCGAGGAACAGGTAACCGCCTTCATGCAGATCGATCGACGGCTGCGTTCCGTCGACTTCGAGCCGTTCGCCGATATTGCGCAGGAACGCGATGCCGAACAGCGACATCTCGATCGACAGCGGCGTCGAGAACTGCTGGCGGATCGACGCGGCCGACAGCGCCGACGACGACTTCGCATAGGTGGGATCGCGCTCGATGACGGTCACGGAAACCGTCGGATCGGTGGCGCGCAGGAAATAGGCGATCGAGCTGCCGATCACACCACCGCCGACGATGACGACTTGAGAACTCACGACTGACTCCAGTTGCACATGAAAGGCGCGGCCAGCCGGCCGCGCCCGAAGGTTGTTCGTGCCGCGTCGCGCGCATGGTGCGCGCCCGATCGTTGCGGCTATTTCAGCACGTCACGCCGCGCCGCGAAAGAGCGCGTGCGGCGCTCAATCGGCCGTCTGCGTGGTGACCGGCTGCCACGCGGCGTTCTTCACTTCATACAGCGTCGAGCTCGGGTTCTTCAGGTCGCCCGTGGTCGTGAACGCGATCGTGCCGGTGATGCCGTCGTAGCGCGTGCTCTTGAGCGCGCCGTTGAAGTCGGCCGGCTTCGCCGAATTCGCCTTCTGCATCGCATTGATCGCGATCCAGGTCGCGTCGTAGGCGAACGGCGCATAGGCAAGCATGTCGACGCCGTACTTCTGCCTGAACTTCGTCTCGAACTGCTTGCCCTTCGCGAGCCGTGCGAGCGGCTGCCCGTACTCCCACACGGCCGCGCCTTCGGCCGCATTGCCGGCGAGCCTGATGAAGTTGGCGTTCATCACGCCGCCGCCCGCGAGGAACTGCGCGCGCACGCCGAGCTGGCGCATCCGCTTGACCAGCATCGCGGACTGCGCATCGAGCCCGCCGAAGAACACGAGGTCCGCGTTCGCGCTCTTGATCTTGGTGAGCTGCGCGCTGAAGTCGACGGCCTTGTCGTTCGTGAATTCGCGCGCGACGATCGTGCCGCCCGCCGCCTTCACCGCCTTCTCGAACTCGTCGGCTTCGCCCTGCCCGAACGCGGTACGGTCGTCGATGATCGCGATGCGCTTCGCCTTGGTCACGCCCGCCGCATACGCGCCGGCATTGCCGGCGTTCTGCGCGTCGGTGGCGATCACGCGATACACGGTGCCGAGCCCGGCGCGCGTGATGTCGGGATTGGTGGCCGACGGCGTGATCATCGGAATGCCGGCCTTCGCGTAGATCTTCGAAGCCGGCAGCGTCGTGCCCGAATTGAAATGGCCGATCACGACCGCGACCTGCGCGTCGGTCAGCTGCTGCGCCGCCTGGACGCCGATGCGCGGATCGCTCTGGTCGTCCTGCGACGCGACGACGAACTTCACCGGCTTGCCGCCGAGTGTGGGCCGCGCCGCGTTCGCCTCGTCGACGGCCATCCGCACGCCGTTCTCGATGTCCTTGCCGTAGGCGGCGCCGCTGCCGGTCAGCGGCACGGCCACGCCGACCTTGACGACCGCTTCCTGCGCGTGAGCCGCGCCGGTCTGGAACGCGAGAAGCGCGGCGGCCAGCGCCATGCCGGAAAGCGAGCGAGTGCGGAACGTCATCGGCGAATCCTTTCTTTTATGGGTCGGGGCACGGTGCGCGGCTATCGCGCGCGCAACAGGTGAGCCGATTGTGGGTAGCCAATACGCGTGCCGCAAACGAAATATCGGAACTACGTTGTGAGGAATTGTCATCACCCGACGCCAGGTCGACGACGCGCCGGCCCGCGCATGGACGGGCCGGCAACGAAGTACGTCGGGTCGAACGCGCGCCGGTACGGTGACGAGCCGCGGCGCGCGGTGATGCCGTGGAAGAATCATCACCGGCCGAGGGGCGATGAGGCGCGCCGCGACGCTGCCGCCGGCGCAGCGCTCAGTGCCGGTCGATATGCGTATCGATGCCCGTATGCCTGCGCACCGCGTCGGCCGCCTCGCCGGCTTGCTCCTGGAGCTTCCCGGCCCGCTGTTCGGCGACGCCCTCCGCTTCCGTCTCGCGGTCGCCGGTCACCTTGCCGAGCGCTTCCTTGACCGAACCCTTCACCTGTTTGAGCTTGCCTTCGATGCGATTTCTATCCATGGTCGTCTCCTGCGATGAGTTGAGGGAGAGTCGGCCGCACGGCCAGCGCGCCGTGCCGCCGAGGGGACAGGATCGCAGCCGCGCGCAATGCGCGGCAGATGCGGATGCATCATCGTGGCTGGTGCATTCGCACCGATCGCATACGGGACGGCGTCAGTCGCCGCCCTTGTCGGTGCGCGCGACGTTCGGATCGGCCGCGCCGACGACGCCGCGCTCGCGCGCCCATACGATGGCCTCGCCGCGGCTGTGCACGTCGAGTTTCGCGTAGATCGTCGCGACGTGATTGCGGACCGTGTTCGGCGCGAGGCCGAGGCGGCCGGCGATCTCCTTGTCGGCGAGGCCCTGACACAGCAGGTCGAACACGTCGCGCTCGCGCGCGGTGAGATCCGACAGCTGCGGCCCCGCGTCCGGCGCATTCGCGCGCCGCACGTTCGCGAGCTTCTCGATCAGTGTGCGGCTGAACCACGACGCATCCTGCATCGCCGTCTCGATCGCATAGACGAGCTCCATCTCGGTGCGCTTGCGGTCGCTGATGTCGAGCAGCGCGATCAGCACGCAGTCCTGGCCGTGAATCGCGACCGGGTCGGCCGACACCACGCAATCGCGCAGGTCGCCTTCGCGCGTGCGGATCTGCACGTCTGCGTTGCGCACGCCGCCATCGCGCGCGAGCTGGCCGTCGAGCTGCTCGCGCGCGCCGCGCTCGGCCCACAGGCCAATTTCGTCGGCGGACTTGCCGAGCAGGTCGTCGCGCGGATGGCCCGTCATCGCGACGAAGGCGTCGTTCACGTCGAGCAGCACGAAGCCGTCGGCCGTGACGATCGCGGTGGCCACCGGCGCCATCCGGAACGCCTTCGCGAAGCGCTCCTCGCTCTGCCGCAGCGCAAGCTCGGCCTGCCGGCGCGGCTCGAGGTCCATGAAGGTGAACAGCATGCATGCTTCGCCGTTCATGTCGATCGGCTGCCCGGCAACGACGACCGCATTCGGGCTGCCGTCCGCGCGTTTGACCACGGCCTCCATCTGCGGAATGGTCGCGCGCTCGGCGAGCCGCTCGATCGCCAGTTCGCGCCGCTCGGCCTGTTCGAGCACGTCCACTTCATAGACGGAGCGGCCGAGTACTTCGTCGCGGGCGTAGCCCGTCATGTCGAGAAAGCCCTGATTGACCTTCACATAGCGCAGATCGTCGAGCCGGCAGATCGCGGCCGGCGCGGGGTTCGTGTTGAAGGTGCGCTCGAAGCGGTCCTCGGCGCTCGCCCATTCGGTTGCGTCGTGCAACACGAGCGCGAGGCAATCGGGCTCGCCGGCCGCATTCGTCAACACGAGGCTGCGGATCCGGTGGACCCAGCTCACGTTCGCGTCGGCGGCCGATTCGACTTCGACGGTCACGTCGCTGAACTGCTCGCCCGCGATCACGCGGTCCATCGGATAGTGGCCGTGACGCACCGGACGATTGTTCCGGTAGCGCAGCCGGAAGCGCGCGCGATACTCGGTGACGTCCGCGCCCAGTTCGGCGAGCTCGGTCACGCCGTGCATCGCGAGCGCGGCCTCGTTCGCCCACACGATGCGCTGGTCCGGTTCGATGAGGATCACGCCCTCGGTAAGCCCCGCGATGATCTGATGTAGTTGGCGCCGATCGGTATGCGACTTGAGCGCCTGTTCGTTCACTCGTTCGTCCATTGAATGATGGTCCACGTGGTCTGCATGGTTGCCGGCCGCGTCGCGCCCGCACGGGCATGCGCCGGGCCGGTGGATGCCGCGAGGAGCCGGCGCCGTCGCTACGCTCGACGTGCGCCGATGCACCCCGCGCAATAGTACATTCGCGCCGCGCCACCGCTGCGTGCGCGTGCACGCCACGCGCGCAGCCGCGCTGCGCCGCGTGCAGCGGGCACTTGCGCAGGGTACGAAGCACGCGTCGTTCCTGCCCCGCCGTTCCGTCCCCATGCAAACGCACTAGCGCATCCGGTGAATTTGCGCGATGTGCGCGTGCGTTCTCGTCGGTACGCTGGTAACACATCGGCGCTCCCGCGCTGCCCAGCAACACCGCAGAGGAGGACATCCTGATGAAGCTGCATCAGACACCCGATCCGACGCGGCCCGAACCGGCCCCGGACAATCCGCCCGAACCGGCGCCGGGCACCGACCCGCCGGTGCCGTTGCCGCCCGACGTGCCGCGGCCGGACATGCCGCCGCGCGAGCCCGGCTACGACACGCCGATCGCACGTTGACGGCGAGCCGTCGCGCGATCCCGATCGACCGTACGACCGTACGACCGCAGCATTTTTTCAACCATAAGATCGAAGGAGAACATCGATGAACAAGACCTCGCATCTCTCGACCGTCCTCGCGATCAGCGCGTCCTTCCTGCTCTGCGCTGCGCCGCTCACGCATGCCCAGACCCAGGCGTCGTCGACCGACAGCAGCATGACCAGCGAGTCGAATCAGCCGGTGACCGACACGTGGATCACAACCAAGGTGAAGAGCGAACTCGCCGCCACCGACGGTGTGAAGAGCACCGACATCAGCGTGAAGACCGTCGACGGCGTCGTCACGCTGACCGGCGTACTGCCGACCCGCACCGCAGTGAAGAAGGCCGTCGCCGTCACGCGTTCGATCAAGGGCGTGAAGCACGTCGACGCGGCGGGACTGAAACCGAAGGCGTGAACCGTTGCGCGCCCGAGCGCCGCACTTTTTTCCCCTAACTCGAGGAGCAAATGATGAACGAAGACAAGATCAAGGGCCAATGGAAGCAGCTCACCGGCAAGGTCAAGGCGAAGTGGGGCAAGCTGACCGATGACGACCTGGCCGTCGCCGAAGGCAACCGCGACTATCTGGTCGGCAAGATCCAGGAGCGTTACGGGATCGCCCGCGACGAAGCCGAGCGACAACTGAAGGACTTCGATAGCGGGCTGTAACGAACCGGTCGTCATACCCCGCCGCGACGCGCTGCGCGTCGCGGCCA contains:
- a CDS encoding BON domain-containing protein — its product is MNKTSHLSTVLAISASFLLCAAPLTHAQTQASSTDSSMTSESNQPVTDTWITTKVKSELAATDGVKSTDISVKTVDGVVTLTGVLPTRTAVKKAVAVTRSIKGVKHVDAAGLKPKA
- a CDS encoding NAD(P)/FAD-dependent oxidoreductase, yielding MSSQVVIVGGGVIGSSIAYFLRATDPTVSVTVIERDPTYAKSSSALSAASIRQQFSTPLSIEMSLFGIAFLRNIGERLEVDGTQPSIDLHEGGYLFLATPAGDATLRENHALQTRLGADIHLLDLDALRAKFPWLNVDDLVSGAYGASGEGWFDGYGLVQALRKKAQALGARYVAADVTGVVRDGRKITHVVTNDGERHACDTLVNAAGAWTRTLSSMMGIDIPVYARRRSIFNVSSPAKLADCPLLIDPTGVYFRPEGRTYICGTSPSPDRDPDDLPLDEVDHDLFDEVIWPTLANRVPEFEALRVENCWSGYYEYNVFDHNAIIGYHPELDNVVFANGYSGHGLQQGPATGRGVSELILGGRYESLDLSPLGWERVLENRPIVEKNVV
- a CDS encoding CsbD family protein, which produces MDRNRIEGKLKQVKGSVKEALGKVTGDRETEAEGVAEQRAGKLQEQAGEAADAVRRHTGIDTHIDRH
- a CDS encoding branched-chain amino acid ABC transporter substrate-binding protein — protein: MTFRTRSLSGMALAAALLAFQTGAAHAQEAVVKVGVAVPLTGSGAAYGKDIENGVRMAVDEANAARPTLGGKPVKFVVASQDDQSDPRIGVQAAQQLTDAQVAVVIGHFNSGTTLPASKIYAKAGIPMITPSATNPDITRAGLGTVYRVIATDAQNAGNAGAYAAGVTKAKRIAIIDDRTAFGQGEADEFEKAVKAAGGTIVAREFTNDKAVDFSAQLTKIKSANADLVFFGGLDAQSAMLVKRMRQLGVRAQFLAGGGVMNANFIRLAGNAAEGAAVWEYGQPLARLAKGKQFETKFRQKYGVDMLAYAPFAYDATWIAINAMQKANSAKPADFNGALKSTRYDGITGTIAFTTTGDLKNPSSTLYEVKNAAWQPVTTQTAD
- a CDS encoding helix-turn-helix transcriptional regulator, whose translation is MDERVNEQALKSHTDRRQLHQIIAGLTEGVILIEPDQRIVWANEAALAMHGVTELAELGADVTEYRARFRLRYRNNRPVRHGHYPMDRVIAGEQFSDVTVEVESAADANVSWVHRIRSLVLTNAAGEPDCLALVLHDATEWASAEDRFERTFNTNPAPAAICRLDDLRYVKVNQGFLDMTGYARDEVLGRSVYEVDVLEQAERRELAIERLAERATIPQMEAVVKRADGSPNAVVVAGQPIDMNGEACMLFTFMDLEPRRQAELALRQSEERFAKAFRMAPVATAIVTADGFVLLDVNDAFVAMTGHPRDDLLGKSADEIGLWAERGAREQLDGQLARDGGVRNADVQIRTREGDLRDCVVSADPVAIHGQDCVLIALLDISDRKRTEMELVYAIETAMQDASWFSRTLIEKLANVRRANAPDAGPQLSDLTARERDVFDLLCQGLADKEIAGRLGLAPNTVRNHVATIYAKLDVHSRGEAIVWARERGVVGAADPNVARTDKGGD
- a CDS encoding CsbD family protein, whose protein sequence is MNEDKIKGQWKQLTGKVKAKWGKLTDDDLAVAEGNRDYLVGKIQERYGIARDEAERQLKDFDSGL